Genomic DNA from Mastomys coucha isolate ucsf_1 unplaced genomic scaffold, UCSF_Mcou_1 pScaffold16, whole genome shotgun sequence:
GTTACCGAGAATGGCAGCTTGAGATCTGAGTAGTTGGCCCTCACTATGCAGGACAGGTCGAAGGTATGGGCTAACATCACTTGTGGCTGACGGCTCATCAGATTAACTCGTAAACTTGATTCTGcaggggggggcgggggggggagaaAGCAAGACACACTTCTTGTTTACTAAGTTCAAGCACGGGAACTTCCAAGTTTTCTCAATGCCACCCTTTACACAGGGCCACACATTTGTGTTCCTGGAGTGTCGTGAATTTGGGGGTAGAGGTTGGTCCACAGTACAGTCTGTCCCAAATTTCAATCTCAGCTCTCCAAGTCTCCCCCCTCGCCTACGACTGTTCTCGGCAGCCACAACAAGCAGGCAGTGTTTCTTCAGTGTGCCACTTAGACAGCTGCACTGAGCAGGGACACCACGCGCAGCCAGGGGCtggcttctttcctctccccactcaGCAAGTGGAACACTCACAGCAGGGTCtggtctccttcctctccccacccccctgggCTCAGTGTCACTCTCTTGTTCATGCTAGAAAAGACTCTATGATACCTGGGCTGCGACTGGAATGGGACAGGCTTGGCCCCACTCATCCGTAAGTCAACTACGAATCAAAATCATAGGGGTTGGTTTTCAACTTTGAACAATTTACAAGTTGCACTCTAGAATGATctttataaagacaaataaaCTCAAGAGGTTGCTGTCAGGCCCGATTTGCATATTCTCCTCTGCATGTCTCAGGGTACACATGCCGCTGGCACTCAGGGGACATATACCACTAACACTTGGGGTACACATGCCACTAACACTTGGGGTACACACGCCACTGGCACTTGGGGTACACACACCACTGGCACTCACAGTACACATACCCGGGGCATTCAGGGTATGTACACCTCTGGCAGGGGTTCTGGATGACACCACTCAAACTGTAGTATAGAATAAGTTGACTAACACACATTCAGAAAAGGACTTTTTCCAGTGACTTACTCAGAGATTTTACAGTGACTGAAATCTTCTGGCTTGACTGCAAATCTTTGGCCTGGCTCTGGGGTCTCTCTGACACCCTGCACTCATAGGTACCACTGTCTGGGACCGTGGCAGAGGCAATCTCCAGCCGAAAGGTGGCCCAGTCCACTTTCTCCAGCCTCCTGTTGCCACGGTGCGCAGGGCCCAGAGAAGAGACTCCCAGCTGCACAGTACCATCTTGCCCCATGCCAGCCACAAACACGGGTGTGGTCTGGTCCTGGGCGGTGAGCCACCAACTCACAGACAGAGCACTTGCATCTCCAGCTGCCTTGCAGAGAAGGGTAAGCGTCTCTCCTTCCCACACAGCATGTCGCTCCGCAGACACGGCCACACTTCTTGCTGCAGATTACAGGTTATGGAAGAAAAGTgcttcaagtaaataaataaaaaaaacatttctaaaatatgatGATTCGTTTTAACTATAAAGCACTTTACTTGTTTGATCAGAGTTGGTTGACTCTTCTGTACCATACCCAGAACAGAGATCTTCCAAACGcatcatggatggatggatggatggatggatggatggaaagattaATGGACAGCTGGATGGGTAGATAGTgtacaagggtgtgtgtgtgtgtatgtctgtgtgtaaataaaataaaacttccctaagATAATTATTGCATAATGGAAACAAGACAGCAGACAGGTGACCAGGAAAgcccatgaacacatacatgatTCATAATATATACTTCCTTTTCTTATGGTTTTGTTAATCTGGCCCATTCTGAAGAAGGTCTAGTTGGGCAAATATCTGATAGTATTTTGTTTGATTCATTAGGGAGGTAAATGAACCTGAAAGTAATGAAGCCCTGATAACTTAAATTTTAGggtgtttgttttttagaataaAGGCTCTCAGTCCTTTCAATatgctctctgccttcctgctCGCATGTAGCTGCCAGTCGGAATTAGCTTAGTATGTGTTttaaacatggaaagaaaattattaacTAGACCTCTGTTTGCAATACCACCACACACCCCACTAATCgggaacattttatatttatatacacatatattatatatacaggtgcatatctatcttctatcatagGTAAGTGACAGACTTCTCCTGTTTAAATGTTGTACTATAACTATATGCCAAATAACTATAAATGCAAGGCCAGCTCCCAGAATGGGAAATTCAAGATGTAGAGAAACGAAaacattcattcaacaaatgctTATTGTACAGGGTCCTGTTCTGGCTGCCCTGTGGGCCATGTAGATACATCAGGAGCTCCTGTGTTCTGGGCATCCCAGCACTAAGTGTAAGGAGAGCACCCACCATGACTTGAAGGCAGAATACTCTGGGCAGCACACTTGACCTCTCCGAGCCTTTGTGTTTCTTTCCAGGAAAAATGAGGGTAATAATAGCAGCTGCATTTTTACTTTGTGGAGAGGACTGAACAAAGGCCACACACTAAGGGCCTTGGGCTATGGAGACTACTGAAAAGGGTCAGCAATTACCATTTGTGTTTAATAAGAGGCACTAGCAATGGCAGAGGTAGttcaaagcaaaagagaaaagtaaaacagACTGGCAATAGAAACCTAAAGGGGATCTAAACGGATCTGCTAATTGTTCTTCCCGATCCCTGAGATGGCTTTTAGGCTTGCACACACCAGCTCAAAGGTAGAAGGAAGACTAATCTTCATAAACGAGTTGAGCAAATTACCAAGCTTGCTTCTGTAGTTTAGGTGAGAGAGGCGGTGgtatatgttttgtttgttggttggtttgtttttgatataAAAATGACTCATGACCGAAGTTTAAAAATTAGATGGAAAATAAGAAGCCACAATCTCACCTCTTTAACATAATCATCAAGAGCAGTTTCAACTAGCATCACTTCAAAAAATGTGGTCATTAGCCTCATAGTAAGAAGTATATAGCAAGGCCCCTTCTGTTTAAAATATTCATGGAGTGACAACGTCTGCTCATGTTTCAAACAGCAGTTGGACTTTCAAAACAGAATGTTAGACAAGGCCCTCAATAAGTATGCTAATAAGCTTTCCAATTGCTACATGTTAGCCCCAGTTTGGACTCTAGCTTATGAGAAAATAATTCTCTTTAGCATTGAAAGAAAACCATCTCTGCAGGACCAGAGCCCAACGCCATGAAGCACCCTTTGGAGCTTCTGAGAACAAATTCTCACACATCAGGTTTAAAGAAGTTCGTAGATATTTTCCCCCTGGGAGTTCAGAGATTTAGTGAGCTCTGTGCAAATATGTAAACCGCCCACATTGTCTTTCCTGAATCCTAGAAACTTAGACCAAATGTTTAGCGTGGAAACTAACACCAACACACTTCCTGGCCTGCCACTCGTCCTgagctctgctttcttcctccctagccaatggggagagggaagcagCGCTCAGAGGGGGCATTTATCTATCTTTAGAGATACCCCTAATGAGCAAGTGTAGCAAGAATAGCTGTCATTTTAgctcagtttatttttaattaaaatttcttcccattttttttttttcagcttttggGCAAATTTTCTTTCTAGAGTTTGACTTTACCACTCAGCCCAGAGGATTCTAATATTAGTTGTGGGTACATCTGTTTTTATGCTCTACACAAAGCACTGAGGATTCAAACATATTTAAAGTCACTCATCCTTCACAAAGTAATGATGAGCCCAGTGGCTGTCCTGGGGCTGTTTTGTGTTGCAAGAACAAGATATGTGAGGCTGGGTAATGTATAAAGGGCTTAAAGATCCAAATATTGTGGTACTGGCATAGCGTGGATGCTCTAACTACAGCAGGACATGTGAAAAAGAATACGAAGGTGGTCTCATTCACACAGTCCTGTCTCCCAAGGTGGCATTAATAGGCTCACGAGGGTGGCGCTCCCATGGTCTAATTTCATCCTCCTCACCACGTTGAGGACCAAACTCTGAGCCTTTGAAGGACAATAACACACAAGCCACAGCAGTGGCTCTCACTGTAAGGGATGCTCAGAACCAGTTGAGCAGACAGCTCACCGTATCCCAGCAAGCGCAGAGAATAGAGTCTGTCCGCTTTCATTTGTCTCTTCATTCCTCACTATGAGTCAGAATTATGACCCACTGCAAGTTAACATAACAAGATTAGCAGAAGGCAATTGAAAAATGGCTGCCCAGACTCAACTCAAGGTCAGCTTACTAGGCTGTGTGTTCCCCCAGGAAAAGGGACTCTatacttctcccctccccccatgcacacacgtgcattcatacacatggacacaccaGCACACAGCATATTCATGCACTTATAAGCATATgcttatatacatacaagtacGCAAACACACAAAGTCAGAGAACTTCATTAAACAGAAAACAGCATATGAAAattaacaaccaaaaaaaaaaaaaaagcaaatagactaaaaaaaaaaaccataagataACAAGATAGGACTTAGGGGCCACctacttttatcattttatagacaagagaactgaaatgaagagaaattaaGAGGAATGGCCATGCCCCACTGCTCAGGAGTTGTACTCCGAACATCTTGGCTAGTCTAGGTGCTCTCTGGTCCTTTACAATTTATTTCACCTCCCATGGGATCCGACAGGCTCCAAACTCTAAAGGAAGACCCATTCCCTCCCCCATGTTCCTGTAATGTTCCCCCTCGggggcatctgaagacagcaccATCTGTGGATGCCTCTGTGTCATATTGTCACGTACCTGTTGGCTCCCTCAGCTTCATCTGGTAGCCTGGTGACTGCTTTCTCTGAAGCACCTGCCAGAAGCCCCTCTGAGTCCTCACCACCTCTGCCACTTCACAACTGTAGGTGCCAATATCCTCTGGACCCACAGAGAAAATCTTGAGAGAGAAAGTCTGGGCACTTAACTTTGAGACCTGCAGCTGTCCTTGGCTTGCTCTGCCTTTGTAGTCTCTCTTCAGGTCCAGGACCCCACCAGCATCAATCTGGGCAATTTCCTTCCCACTGAGGAACCAAGTGCCCTGAAGCTGTGGGTCACCATCTCTGCCGACAACCAGGCAAACCAGTTCCAAGGGTTCTCCTTCATCAGGTGAGCTACTGGCCCTGATGCTCACTTCAAAGTCTCTTGCTaggcaacaaaaacaaagcagacgTTTAGAAAGCCTGCTGTACTTACCCGCTTTTGGCACAAGACGGATGGAATCCGTGATAAGGATCCTGTGGTTGCATTGCGTGTCACCTTTCAGTTCTGTGGTGCCAGAGTTCCCTACTCCAAAATAGCCATGcagtaaaagaaaattacaaagtgCATTGGTTTAATAAGAGGACCAGCTAAGACAGTGAGTGTCCACTGTGGAAAGCAATACTCCAGTGGCGGATCACTGACTTTACATGATACTCAGCTCTACCACATCTTGTGGCTGACTAGTCTAAGTCACCCAGGAAGGACAGTATCCATAGTTTTCTGAAAGCAGTCCCCAGTAAGGAAAAATTTTGCACACCCAGATGTGTCAAGATCTACTTAGGTCTGCCTCCCAAATTAAAAAGTGAACTATTTCATGCTGTGTTGAACTGCTATAAATTAGGTCTTctggttttctcttttatttttgtactggggattaaacctgGGCCTCACTGCATGCTGGGTATTTGCTTCTTCCTCCGAACCCCCAACCTTCATTTCttaccttgtttgtttgtctgataAACAGCTAGTAGAACTTCCTAACTTCCAAGCACAGGTGATAGGGCCTTGTAGGACCCACTGAGCACAATTTGGACCCTTGAAAGCCACAGGATGCGGCAGAGCTGAGTATCATGTAAAGTCAGTGATCTGCCACTGGAGTATAGCTGTCTACAGTGAATACTCACGGTCTTAGCTGGTCCTCTTATTaaaccaatgtacataaaaaggCCAAAAATGACTAGGGCTTCCTGTCTACTTTTGACCAAAATGTCAATGGATCATGCAAGGTGACACCACTTCAGTACAGAGATGGGGCGTGAGGGGGGGCATCCTGCTGCCCACAGGGGCAAGGCTTCATATTGGAAACTGGAGCTGCCTTGAGGCCCAGCTGCCTGTGGTAGGTGGGCTTTCGAGAGAGGCAGATGCGAGCACCTTCTGTCCCCTGTAGGTGCTGGGGCGCACTCACTGTGTCTGTAACTGGGGTGCCTTGCTTTTCAAACAGAGAGCTGGCTACACCGTGGGTGATTATTTGGACTACAATTAAATAATGGAGACAACGTGCTTACAAAGTGCCTGGCAATCGTGGTTACGAAGCAATTTCCACGGCTGCCTTGTAGCATCAATCTATCTGTTTCACATTTCTTGTCCCGTATAAACTCTCCCATGAACAGAGCCCTAATGGAACATTCTGGAACATCTTTTTTGTTATGCTTTCCagatgacaaaaacaaaattagctTAAACTTTTTATCTACCTTTTAGAAAAAGTCAACAgaaggtcttaaaaaaaaaaagatatctctaCATACTCACTGAGAATGAATTCACAGGTTTCCTGAGAAGATAATTACCTGCCGGCTGGATCCTCAGAGCTGTTTGATCTGTCTGCTTTCTTGTGATCAAAGTCCATGTTTCATCTGGATCCTGGATCCATTCTGTGGCCTCACAGAACACCTGGCCTTGATCTGAGGGCTGGAGCTTGCCTACGGACAGCTTGAAGAAAGTGGCTCCAAGTTTGTCCAGCCGTATGTCACCGGCCACAAACCTGTCTGCATAGGAGGACCCAGGGGTCAATATAAAATCCTTGGAGAGAGAAATGATCTCAGTGGCTTGGCCTCCTCCGCCTTCCTGCTTTAGGTACCAGGTGAGAGACAGATGGGTATGTTGAGCCGTGGCTTTGGTTGCCTCGCAGGTGAGTTCTAAAGGCTCGCCTTCCTTCTTACTGAGCGTCTGGGAGGGCATGGTAGCAGACAGGGTGTCGGGAATCACTGGAAACAAGGCAACAGTGATTATCTTATTGGTTCATGTTTGTCTCGTTAGACCTTCTCGAGGGAAGATGGCGCCTAAACCTCATCGGCAAGGCGCATCCCTTGAGTGCTCCCAGCCACATGCTTTCTTAACACGGGCTTTCCCTTTTTGCTGAGAGAGCAAAGGGATTTGGCAGAGTGAGCGGCCCAGTGAGGCAGGACCCTGGCTTTGCTTCATCAGGACAGGATGGAGCCAGGTTAGTTACTCAGCCACGAGTAGGAGGAACACTGGAGTTTCTGGGCCCAGATTCTGGCTCTCAGCCACTCTGTCTCACTATATGGACATGAGtggattgctttttttcccctccctaaACCCTAATCTGCTTTTTCTATTATGGAGATCTAAAGTAATGTAATTTGTTATTCAAAGACCAAATGCAAGCAATCTTTCCCAAAGTTTCCATAGCTGTCTAAGGACCCTACTATTCTCTTCCTCAAATGTAAACCACACTGTTGAAGCTCATGTAAAAGCAGCACCCAGGCCAAGCCAATGCATATTACAGACATTGCACAAGAGCTGAGAGTTCCCAGGAAGCTAAGAGGTGGTGGGAGATGGACATATAAGTAGCTGATTATGAGGTAACTGGTAGTCACAGTATGAACAGGGCATTAAGAAGAACCAAGTTGGGGATATGGCCTGAGGGGATCTAAAGGGTTCGGTAAAGGAGGTAGTGTTGAGTCTGCATTCTGGACTTCATGTAGGAGGTTGCTAAACTACAAAAGGAAACTAGATATTCCAAGTGAACCCCACTTGCAAGGATTTGATCCTCTTCCTCCAGATAAACGTGCTAGGAAATGGTGgttggaaaaaaatcattctgcaCTTGATGACATCACTCATGATACTGGTGCTGGCTCTCTTACTAAGCTGCAAGATGATATGGGGGCGGGGGGCATGCAAAGATCTATCTAATGCTTTGGGACTACCAACTTGTGTGTGAGGGGCTTGGGAAGGCCCCACACTGGCTTCTCAAGCTGTGTGGCATATATCACTGGGAAACCATGAGACACCTACTCGTGACACATCTCCTGAATGTGTCGGTAGGCTCTTTACCCAGAGCAAAGAGGCTAAGTGGCAAGTCTCTCCCTTGGCAGGGCATTGCGATGGTGGAGACAGGTTTGCCAGGGGCCGAGTAACAAGAGCTCACCAGTTAGATTTGTCTTCGCACTGTAACTTCCAAAGTACTTCCCATCCGTGTTGGGTGTGTCGCACTCATACTCGCCAGCATCCTTCATCTGGAGTTTTGAGATATGCAGCAGGACCGAGTCACCCTGCAGCCTCTCTACATAGATCTCCTTGCTTTGCACCCTCTGGGCATACGTTGTGTAAGAGAAGCCGGCATCCTTGGTGCTGATGATCTGGATCACCTTGGTCGGGGCACTTGGCAGATAAATAGACCACTGGAAATCCTGCGTGGAAGGACCCTGATGACCACTTACATTGCAACCGATGCTGACAGGGTAACCTTCGGCTCTGTACAGAGGTCCTTCTTGAATTTTTACTTCCCTCTGGCCGATGCTGAGCTTAGCTTGTAagtaggaggaagaaaggggataaaaatAGGTGAGTGCTCTAATTCCCAGGGTACCACAGTGCATGGGTCTCTATATTACCATCCCGGTAAATGAGACCGCAGGTTATTCTCTGTAATCACCTCGAATCCTCACCACCTTCCTCAGGCTGGATGGCAATGGAATGGCTCAGTGAGGTCATTGTTCCTCTGTTTACTCAAGCTGGCATAGCCCTAGTCTCCTTTTGAAAATGTCGAGCCTCAACCATGTATCAAAGCCACATCTACCAAACAGCAGCTTGTCTAAATGGACTTACTTGAAAGGTAATATCGTATCGGATGTTTTACCTTTTGCAGTATTTTATGGCAAAACAGCATAAACCTTCTCAAACCCCAAATTCTaagacacagtctctctctcccacagaAGGGAGGTGGGTGTTCAAGAGAGGCAAAGTCCACAGCTCTGCTCCTTCTTGCTGGTTGGTTACAGATATTTGTAGCCCGCAGTCATGTCTGCTGCAAAACTAGATAAAATTAGCACCATAAACGGCAATGACACTTCCTGTCTCTGCagtaaaggtttttcttttttctttgcttttgctttgtttcgcTGTCTTTACTGTTCTAATTTCTTAGAAAGGCTCTTTCACTTTGCTTGAAACTCTTAAACGGATGTTTATGAAGTCCAGGttctgggctcacagtttgattttttttcttacccaGGGTTTTCAACTAGGATGTTTTCTAATTGAAACTGCAGAAAATTAGGTCTAAAGGAGAAACGTGATTAAAAGGTAGCTTTTTTATAGAGATGTTTTAaactcagcatttttttttcagaaactacAAAGTGTTCATTAGGATTAATACTAAAAGTAGGCTCGCTTTGTGTTTCCAAaagagcagaggccagaggtaatGATGTCAAAGAGATGGACAAGATCTTCTCTGAGGGTCCAGGAACCCTTTAAGGACAAGACGGGGTTAAAGGAAGCCAGAAGGTCCATGGAGAGCTATGGGCAGCATGAAGCTGTTGACAGAGTAGAAACCTTCAGAACAGGCCCCAGAGAGCCAGAGCAAGGGCGAAGGGTTCAGGAGACTCCTGTGGGGAGCAAGGGAAGAGATGTGCAGAGCCCAtgagaggaaatggggagaggcAGGGCAGAGCTTCCCTCCCCCACAAGAGGGTAAAGTGATTAATTGATAAAATCaactaaaaacttaaaaaccGCATCTGAATACACTCAACCAAAAACTGGCCAAGAAACTAATCAATACCCAACCATGCACATTTccagtaataatttaaaaatgcatttaagtaTTCATAAATCtcaatgttatatatttatatcacacTTTTTTGCTGAATATCTATAAATAGAAATTAGACTacattagaaaaaattaaattattacttACCAGAAAATGATGACAGAgaagttttaaacattttcagcaaGGTAACCTTGTGAAATGTAAAATGTGGGCACTGTGCACCAGGTGACACATAAAGGAATATTTACAGCAGTGCCATTCACTGTTGCCCCAAAACAAGGGACAGCCTGCATGTCCATTAACAGCAGAACAGATAAACTGTGGTAGTGTACCATAAgatggaatttttaaagaaattaaaaattataactatttGTAGTAACATGTAGAATTATTCATGGAATACCTTTGGATCTCTTTGGCTATCTGCAGAAATAGtccatttaaaagttaaaatatttaaagttaaaatacagggagctggagggatggctcagcagttaagagtactgattgcctttccagaggaccctgggttcgattctcagcacccacagctcACAGCTATccgtaactccagtcctagggacTCCAatgccctcacacagacagacgTAAAGGCAAAAACACCAATggctataaaattttaaaaaaaaaattaaaaataggcaGAAAGATTGATGCTAAAAAAGTTAAAACcgtcagccaggcggtggtggtgcacacctttaatcccagcacttgggaggcagagacaggcggatttctgagttcgaggccagcctggtctacagagtgagtttcagtacagccagggctagacagagaaaccctgtcttgaaaaaagaaaagatgaaaattgtctttaaaaataggTCAGGGAGTGGTTATTGTGGGAGTCAGGAAGGTGATTTGCGGGGAGGGTCATTCCTGTTGATGCACAGGCAGACTGGGCGGGCACTACGAGGGACCTGATCATGTTGTTTCTTGAACCCTGTAGTGATTACACAGGTTTGATTTTCTGCTTATTCGTCAGGTTACCCATTCATGTTTTATTAGCCTTTTCTTACATATTGTATCTCAtcatgagaatattttttttagaaCTGAGGAGATGTTGCAGTCAGCAAAGTGCCTGTCGAGCCAGCATAAGTGCCTGAGCTTGATCCCAGTATCCAgataaaagctgggcacagtggtgtgCCTGTTATCCAAGTGCTGGGGAGGCGGAGCAAGAGGAATCCTGGGGCTTGTAGGCCGGCTCTATCTGAAACAATGAGTTGAGCCCAGGGTACAAGTGATAGATCCTATTTCTAAATATAAGGTGGTACACCCAGCTATGACCAATTTGGTAAGGTATCCTAAGGGCATCACTGGCCCTCATATCTTGGTggcaaccaacagctctctaattagacTTGAGGCCCACCCAACAGGAAAGAAATCATGCTTAGTACCTAGCCAACTGCCcagggctagtgaggtcatggatcttcAAGAAGAATCTACTACTgacactttactaaaccagcataatccctaactatattctaaatatttatttttatacccacAGGGAAGCATAACTCTTACGACTCACTGAATAAACTGTCCTTTGCAACAAGGGAGAACATTACAGAAAAGACACAACCTGTTAAAAGGCGAAGTCATCGCGGGAGCCCAGCTCCAACAGTTACAtttacaacacaactcctgcagcTAGGACTCGAGGAACATCATagcagagagggcagaaagactgtCAGTGCAAGGGGGCCAGGAACAACCCCACTGTGGGAATGTGGCTTCTAGAAATGGCAGAGAAGCTTCATCCATACCCCAACAATATGAGTGCAGAAAGAATACCCGGAAAAGTACCACGTTCACAGACAGATTCACATGGAAGAAGGAACTCTCACTGGGCCCCTCTCACTGACCAAGAACAGGCAACAAAAGATGgttgagagcaggagaaatattCATCCCCATGGTTGATCCCCTAACTGTTTACCCAACACCAAGTGGTCAGCCATAAAACCATATACATGCAAGTAACACCCAATGAACTGAGTAGGTTggatgtatatatttatgcacagGGACATAcggatatacatacatgtaatggTAACAAAGAAAAAGGAGCCGTGAGTTTGAGAAGAGGTCAGGGATTTAGGAGAGGTTGCAAggatgaaggaaagggaagaaataatataattatattttaatttccaaaaagttacaagaaaagagaaaaaaaggaaggaaggaaggaaagaaggaagaaaggaatgaaaaaaggaagaaaggatagagTGAGGCTGAGAAAGGTACCTGACAttggtcttcacacacacacacacacacacacacacacacacactcttttaaaGTGTAGTTTGGAGGCACCATTCACCTTCTCCTGCCAGGGCACGTTAAATTGTTACTTGTAGTATGGGCAGCTTGGCCATGCTTCTTCAACACTTTTCGTCACTTCCCAGTGAAATAAGTGCATGTTAGAAAGTTTCTACTGTGAAAACCAGCACTTCATTCTTCCCTGCTTTATTTGCCAAGTCGATAAATATTTATTCAGCCACTTACAGTCTTTCTGATACTTGAGAGATTAAGACATAAAGATGAGCTTAGAATCATCTCTGTTCTTGAGCCTTATTAAGCTAGCCAGTTAGAATGGCAGTCATCTCTATGAGAAAGATACAAATGAAAGCCACTGGAGGGATCTGAAGAGAGCAGAGAGCTTGTGGCTTGGGGGCACAAACAAGTGAGGCTTGTAGAAGGGATGCTATCTCAGTTTGCTTATGTTTCTGTGACAAACCCATAACCAACatcaacttggggagaaaaggaaagggcttAACTCAACTTATAactcactgttcatcattgagggaagccagtgTGGGCTCTAAAGTTAGGAATCAAAAAGTATGAGCTGAAGGAGAAGTACAGCTTAATGGCTTTGTCCTAGGCTCATGTTCTGTTGCCTTCTTACATAGCTCAGGTCCACCTGTGtggggatggtaccacccattgTGGACTGGCCTTTTATGTAGATTAGCAATCAAGTCCCAACAGATATGCctccaggccaatctgatggaggcatctcCCAAGTTGTGACTCCCTCCTCCCAGGGATGTCCAGGTTTGTGTCAAACTAACTAGCACAAATGGCACCAGGATTGAACTTTGGGGGATTGAAAAGATTACAGGCCAAGTGGAGACAGAGCCTTTGAGGTGAAAGAAACTTTATGACAAGATGACCTGAGTAAAAATGGAAAGAGCTGTGCAGAAACAGGAATCGGTTCACTGGTGGGAAAGAGGTGCAAGACAGATGGGTGCATGAGACTGGCCAGGAGCCTCAAGGGCGTGACTCTCAGGGCAGTCAGCTCAGAGTTAAGCTCTGATCATTGGGCACCAGGGATCCATTCAGAATGCCGGGAAGAGCTTAGGAAAAGCAACTGATGATTGTCTGGGGAATGGTGGAAGCTGGAAAGAGACATCAGGTAACTTCTAGCTCAGGACAGAGTTGATGaaagggcaggggtggggagaaaggggcTGTAACTCAAGAGCTGTTGTGGAGATGGTGTCTGTAGAGGTTAGCGCTCTGGACACTTAGTACAGCAGGGATGATCAGGGACAGGAGGCCGGAGGAGATCGGATATCCATGTTTGATAGATAGATCAGCTGGAAGAACAACTGTACTCAGCAGGAAAGGGAGGTATCAGTGAGACGTACGATTGTGTGTGTATTCAAGGGTGGGTGAGAAGATAATACATTTAACTTTAGAGATGGAATTTGAGTGCTCTGGAATAAACAGGAAAGACatcccaaaccaaaacaaacacacaaaaaacaaaacaacaagaaacattTGGGAGatatttaatatgtgtgtatCATCTTAAAGAGCCTTTAAAGACTCCGAAAAC
This window encodes:
- the Cd101 gene encoding immunoglobulin superfamily member 2 gives rise to the protein MACILCVASLFLSLTKLSIGQREVKIQEGPLYRAEGYPVSIGCNVSGHQGPSTQDFQWSIYLPSAPTKVIQIISTKDAGFSYTTYAQRVQSKEIYVERLQGDSVLLHISKLQMKDAGEYECDTPNTDGKYFGSYSAKTNLTVIPDTLSATMPSQTLSKKEGEPLELTCEATKATAQHTHLSLTWYLKQEGGGGQATEIISLSKDFILTPGSSYADRFVAGDIRLDKLGATFFKLSVGKLQPSDQGQVFCEATEWIQDPDETWTLITRKQTDQTALRIQPAARDFEVSIRASSSPDEGEPLELVCLVVGRDGDPQLQGTWFLSGKEIAQIDAGGVLDLKRDYKGRASQGQLQVSKLSAQTFSLKIFSVGPEDIGTYSCEVAEVVRTQRGFWQVLQRKQSPGYQMKLREPTARSVAVSAERHAVWEGETLTLLCKAAGDASALSVSWWLTAQDQTTPVFVAGMGQDGTVQLGVSSLGPAHRGNRRLEKVDWATFRLEIASATVPDSGTYECRVSERPQSQAKDLQSSQKISVTVKSLKSSLRVNLMSRQPQVMLAHTFDLSCIVRANYSDLKLPFSVTWQFQPAGSGAFHQLIRITHDGTVEWGDIVSQIHRKTTVSQSFFRSQLQIHDAAMEETGVYRCKVEVYDRNSVCTSGPARVSATSNLLMITVTFPESKLRVNSSSQVRELSISSSTQIECAILSRSAGNLPLSIIWYFSPISANASYLKILEMDQTNTVKYGNEFQTPRSKQKFYAEKISQDLFLLNILSMEDSDQGHYHCAVEEWLLSSNGTWQKLERKTSGLTELKLRPTGNRVHVSKVSWTGNATEYGEVGFSCSLEGSGSPASMYSVTWYRSRGTAAATAAAATAVASTTEIQMLVHLQYDGLLQYGREGSKRLLHCYRSSPTDFVLKLHRVETEDAGMYWCRVAEWQQHGHPGKWINQASDESQRMMLRVLRSEPTFSSRICNSGPLLHFLVICPFIMLLLLFTSFLCLYWKARKLSQLSLSAKNEKALWVGMRKMSLQKEAGMDGEGY